Proteins from a single region of Ensifer adhaerens:
- a CDS encoding NAD(P)-dependent oxidoreductase: protein MSSKFQPVLIIGGSGVVGSQAAKIIRRLHPTLPIAIGGRDLGKAEAVASEVGNAIGVSVDLARPDLGLGDGPRFSAVVIFLKDEKLSSMRYAQRHGIPYISLSSGTFEVGPEMAQYIHAPDKAPILLASHWLAGAAIFPILEFAKAYEAIDTIRIGVLLDEQDMGGPAALADYNRITGLAPAALTVRDGKLHWAGGEDSKARYVSIDGVELDAVAYSPFDVMALSARTNAGDIRLDLAYSESASRRRGEPFSTEIVIDIVGRGRDGRPLGHRHEIVHPEGQAPLTALGIALAVERMLGLEGGEASAPGLYLPEVLIDPAYYVRRMQEFGASFAERSLLAA from the coding sequence ATGTCGAGCAAGTTTCAGCCTGTTTTGATCATCGGCGGTTCCGGGGTCGTTGGATCGCAGGCAGCGAAAATCATCCGCCGGCTACACCCGACATTGCCGATCGCGATCGGTGGTCGTGATCTCGGCAAGGCTGAGGCCGTCGCAAGCGAGGTCGGAAACGCTATCGGCGTCAGTGTCGATCTGGCGCGGCCGGATCTTGGCCTTGGCGACGGGCCGCGCTTCAGTGCCGTCGTGATCTTCCTGAAGGACGAGAAGCTGAGTTCGATGCGCTACGCGCAGCGCCACGGCATTCCCTATATCAGCCTTTCCAGCGGCACATTCGAGGTGGGGCCGGAGATGGCGCAGTATATCCACGCGCCGGACAAGGCGCCGATCCTGCTCGCCAGCCATTGGCTCGCCGGCGCCGCCATCTTCCCGATCCTCGAATTCGCCAAAGCCTATGAGGCGATCGACACGATCCGTATCGGAGTTCTGCTTGACGAACAGGATATGGGCGGGCCGGCAGCACTTGCCGACTACAATCGCATCACCGGCCTTGCGCCTGCGGCGTTGACGGTCAGGGACGGCAAGCTCCACTGGGCCGGCGGCGAGGATTCGAAGGCGCGCTACGTCAGCATCGACGGTGTCGAACTCGACGCGGTCGCCTACTCACCCTTCGATGTCATGGCGCTTTCGGCCAGGACCAATGCCGGCGATATCCGGCTGGATCTCGCCTACAGCGAATCCGCGAGCCGGCGTCGCGGCGAGCCGTTTTCGACGGAGATCGTCATCGATATCGTGGGACGGGGAAGGGATGGCCGGCCTCTCGGCCACCGCCATGAGATCGTGCACCCCGAGGGTCAGGCGCCGCTAACTGCCCTTGGTATTGCGCTTGCGGTGGAGCGTATGCTCGGCCTAGAAGGCGGCGAAGCCTCGGCCCCCGGCCTCTATCTCCCGGAGGTTTTGATCGACCCGGCCTACTACGTGCGCCGCATGCAAGAGTTCGGTGCGTCATTCGCCGAACGGTCGCTGCTGGCGGCTTAG
- a CDS encoding TetR/AcrR family transcriptional regulator — translation MAPTKSRKLAKPERRAQLIETAKEILRECGADALTLGHLAERAGVSKPIAYEHFGTRERLLIALSQEIEDRHAAKLQAALEDAPKALDVVADIISSVYIDCAVDSGEEWQAISGALRGSADMIATQQQQADDYVAAIQAALGPFAKIPADDLRLRCTGIAGAAEAIGRELIRGRTNEAAASANLAALIVDSVDV, via the coding sequence ATGGCCCCGACCAAAAGCCGAAAGCTGGCCAAGCCCGAACGGCGTGCGCAGTTGATCGAGACTGCCAAGGAGATCCTGCGCGAATGCGGGGCCGATGCGCTGACGCTCGGCCACCTCGCGGAGCGCGCCGGCGTCAGCAAGCCGATCGCCTACGAGCATTTCGGTACGCGCGAGCGGCTGTTAATCGCGCTTTCCCAGGAGATCGAAGATCGCCACGCAGCCAAGCTGCAGGCAGCACTTGAGGACGCACCGAAAGCGCTCGATGTGGTCGCCGACATCATCAGCTCGGTTTACATCGACTGCGCCGTCGACAGTGGTGAGGAATGGCAGGCCATCTCCGGGGCGCTGCGCGGCAGCGCCGACATGATAGCGACGCAGCAGCAGCAGGCCGACGACTATGTCGCTGCGATCCAGGCGGCACTCGGACCTTTCGCGAAAATCCCCGCGGACGATTTGCGCCTGCGGTGCACCGGTATTGCAGGAGCGGCCGAGGCGATCGGCCGTGAACTGATCCGCGGTCGAACAAATGAGGCGGCCGCCAGCGCCAATCTCGCGGCACTGATCGTCGACAGCGTCGACGTTTGA
- a CDS encoding DUF4167 domain-containing protein has translation MRPGQQNKRGRGRNNNNNNNNNGNNNNHNRKGSNPLTRTYDSSGPDVKIRGTAQHIAEKYSALARDAQSSGDRVMAENYLQHAEHYNRIIAAAQAQMQDRFQRDERQDFRGHDGSDQDQDDLDQGYSDDMPTPVAAPAAAPAPEPQPVVIDGTGPQPVIEGTPAEVAMEEEAPAASGRAATRRRNTPRPRRPRRSAQEGAADEAQASGDAAPEAPALAASE, from the coding sequence ATGAGGCCAGGACAGCAAAACAAGCGCGGCCGCGGGCGGAATAACAACAATAACAATAACAACAATGGCAATAACAACAATCACAACCGCAAGGGCTCGAACCCGCTGACGCGGACCTACGACAGCTCCGGCCCGGATGTGAAGATTCGCGGTACTGCCCAGCACATCGCCGAGAAGTACTCAGCGCTCGCGCGCGATGCCCAGAGCTCCGGCGACCGGGTGATGGCGGAAAACTACCTGCAGCACGCCGAACACTACAACCGCATCATTGCTGCCGCACAGGCGCAGATGCAGGACCGGTTCCAGCGTGACGAGCGTCAGGATTTCCGCGGTCACGACGGGTCCGATCAGGATCAGGACGACCTGGATCAGGGCTACAGCGACGACATGCCGACCCCGGTTGCCGCGCCTGCGGCAGCGCCCGCTCCCGAGCCGCAGCCTGTCGTCATCGACGGCACTGGTCCGCAGCCGGTGATCGAAGGCACACCGGCGGAAGTCGCGATGGAAGAGGAAGCTCCGGCTGCCTCGGGCCGCGCCGCAACGCGCCGCCGCAACACGCCGCGTCCGCGCCGTCCGCGTCGCAGCGCCCAGGAAGGTGCCGCTGACGAAGCCCAGGCTTCGGGCGATGCCGCTCCGGAAGCGCCGGCGCTCGCTGCTTCCGAGTAA
- the prmC gene encoding peptide chain release factor N(5)-glutamine methyltransferase, translated as MAETLASLVAESRDRLQAGGIEHAALDARHLISGLLDISLSAVVSRGREPLSEADAARIRAAVARRLAREPVYRILGEREFFGLPLKLSKETLEPRPDTETLVDRMIPYLREVVARKGSCALIDLGTGTGAICIALLSQVLEASGTATDISKDALATATANAAALGVGDRFRPLLSNWYEKVDGCYDVIVSNPPYIRSSVVDELEPEVRLHDPAAALDGGKDGLDAYRAIASQAGHHLETNGVIGLEIGFDQKEAVTALFNAENFRLREEAKDLGGNDRVLIFERDINR; from the coding sequence ATGGCCGAGACGCTCGCGAGCCTCGTTGCCGAAAGCCGCGATCGCCTGCAGGCGGGCGGCATCGAGCATGCAGCGCTCGATGCACGGCACTTGATCTCCGGCCTGCTCGACATCTCGCTGAGCGCGGTCGTATCGCGGGGTAGGGAGCCCCTGTCGGAGGCGGACGCCGCGCGGATCCGGGCGGCGGTCGCACGGCGACTGGCGCGCGAACCAGTCTATCGCATTCTTGGTGAACGCGAATTCTTTGGCCTGCCGCTGAAGCTTTCGAAGGAAACACTGGAGCCGCGCCCCGACACCGAAACGCTCGTCGATCGGATGATCCCCTATCTGCGTGAGGTGGTTGCGCGAAAAGGCAGCTGCGCGCTCATCGATCTTGGCACCGGCACTGGCGCGATTTGTATTGCGCTGCTGTCGCAGGTTCTTGAAGCCAGCGGCACGGCTACCGATATTTCCAAGGACGCACTGGCAACGGCGACGGCGAATGCAGCGGCGCTCGGTGTTGGGGATCGGTTCCGGCCGCTTCTCAGCAACTGGTACGAAAAGGTGGATGGCTGCTACGATGTGATCGTCTCAAATCCGCCGTATATTCGGTCCAGTGTCGTTGACGAGCTTGAGCCGGAGGTGAGACTTCACGACCCGGCGGCAGCGCTTGATGGCGGAAAAGATGGGCTTGATGCCTATCGCGCCATCGCTTCTCAGGCTGGTCATCATCTTGAGACAAACGGCGTGATAGGCTTGGAAATCGGTTTCGACCAGAAAGAGGCGGTGACGGCGTTGTTTAACGCCGAAAATTTCCGTCTGCGTGAAGAAGCGAAGGATCTCGGCGGTAATGACCGCGTCCTGATCTTCGAACGCGACATCAACCGTTGA
- the prfA gene encoding peptide chain release factor 1, with protein MAKLPVEKMRELERRFGEIEARMSAGPAADVYVKLASEYSELQPVVTKIRAYEKATTELADITAMLSDKSTDREMRDLAEMEKPEVEASIEALEQEIQILLLPKDAADEKSAILEIRAGTGGSEAALFAGDLFRMYERYASAKGWRVEVLSASDGEAGGFKEIIATVSGRGVFSRLKFESGVHRVQRVPETEASGRIHTSAATVAVLPEAEDIDIEIRPEDIRIDTMRSSGAGGQHVNTTDSAVRITHLPTGLVVTSSEKSQHQNRAKAMQVLRSRLYDMERQRADSERSADRKSQVGSGDRSERIRTYNFPQGRLTDHRINLTLYKLDRMMMGEIDEVVDALLADYQASQLAQLGEQRG; from the coding sequence TTGGCAAAACTTCCCGTTGAAAAGATGCGCGAACTGGAACGTCGGTTCGGTGAGATCGAGGCCCGCATGTCGGCCGGCCCGGCCGCGGACGTCTATGTCAAACTCGCCTCGGAATATTCCGAACTGCAGCCGGTCGTGACGAAGATCCGCGCCTATGAAAAGGCGACGACCGAGCTTGCCGATATTACGGCGATGCTCTCGGACAAATCGACCGACCGGGAGATGCGCGATCTCGCCGAAATGGAAAAGCCCGAGGTCGAAGCATCGATCGAGGCATTGGAACAGGAAATCCAGATCCTGCTTCTGCCGAAGGATGCGGCCGACGAGAAGAGCGCGATCCTCGAAATTCGCGCCGGTACCGGCGGATCGGAAGCGGCACTCTTTGCCGGCGACCTTTTTCGCATGTACGAGCGCTATGCTTCGGCCAAGGGCTGGCGTGTCGAGGTGCTTTCGGCGAGCGACGGTGAAGCCGGTGGCTTCAAGGAAATCATCGCGACAGTTTCGGGGCGCGGTGTGTTTTCGCGGCTGAAGTTCGAATCCGGTGTTCACCGGGTCCAGCGCGTACCGGAGACGGAGGCCAGCGGCCGCATCCACACGTCAGCCGCCACGGTCGCCGTGCTGCCTGAGGCCGAAGACATCGATATCGAGATCCGGCCTGAAGATATCCGCATCGACACGATGCGCTCGTCGGGCGCCGGCGGCCAGCACGTCAACACGACGGACTCTGCTGTGCGCATCACCCACCTTCCGACGGGACTCGTCGTCACCAGTTCGGAAAAGTCACAGCACCAGAACCGCGCCAAGGCGATGCAGGTTCTGCGCTCGCGCCTATACGACATGGAGCGCCAGCGCGCCGACAGCGAACGATCGGCCGACCGCAAGAGCCAGGTGGGCTCGGGCGATCGCTCCGAACGCATCCGTACCTACAATTTCCCGCAGGGCCGCCTGACCGACCACCGCATCAATCTGACGCTCTACAAACTAGATCGAATGATGATGGGTGAGATCGACGAGGTCGTCGATGCGCTGCTCGCCGACTACCAGGCAAGCCAGCTGGCGCAGCTCGGCGAACAACGGGGCTAG
- the ptsP gene encoding phosphoenolpyruvate--protein phosphotransferase, which produces MRDLSAGPRVLLKRLRELMAEPLEPQERLDRIVRQIAQNMVAEVCSVYVLRSDGVLELYATEGLNKAAVHLAQLKMGQGLVGTIAASARPLNLSDAQSHPAFTYLPETGEEIYHSFLGVPILRTGRALGVLVVQNKAMRNYREDEVEALETTAMVLAEMVATGELKKITKPGLELDLSRPVSIEGNSYGEGIGLGYVVLHEPRIVVTNLLNEDTDQELQRLAEALGSLRISIDDMLSRREVSMEGEHRAVLETYRMFAHDRGWVRKLEEAIRNGLTAEAAVERVQSETKARMIRLTDPYLRERMHDFDDLANRLLRQLSGYGAKLSASDFPNDAVIVARAMGAAELLDYPRENVRGLVLEEGAVTSHVVIVARAMGIPVIGQATGAVALAENRDAIIIDGDDAKVHLRPLGDLQRAYEEKVRFRARRQAQFRALKDVEPLTRDGKRITLQMNAGLLVDLPHLNEAGAEGIGLFRTELQFMIASTMPKAEEQEAFYRNVLKQTGGKPVTFRTLDIGGDKVVPYFRAAEEENPALGWRAIRLSLDRPGLLRTQLRAMLRAAAGAELKLMLPMVTEVSELRIARDLLQKEIERQSKLGEQLPRKLQFGAMLEVPALLWQLDELMMEVDFVSVGSNDLFQFAMAVDRGNARVSDRFDVLGRPFLRILRDIVRAGDRHETPVTLCGEMASKPLSAMALLGLGFRSVSMSPTAVGPIKAMLLALDAGKLGSALNAALDDTRDQTPVRQMLVDFAAENGIPV; this is translated from the coding sequence ATGAGAGACCTTTCCGCAGGTCCGCGCGTTCTCCTCAAGCGGTTGCGCGAGTTGATGGCGGAACCGCTGGAGCCGCAGGAGCGCCTTGACCGTATCGTGCGCCAGATCGCGCAGAACATGGTCGCGGAAGTGTGTTCGGTCTATGTGCTGCGTTCCGACGGCGTGCTCGAACTCTACGCGACGGAAGGTCTGAACAAGGCGGCCGTCCACCTGGCGCAGTTGAAGATGGGCCAGGGCCTCGTCGGCACCATCGCCGCCTCTGCGCGGCCACTCAACCTGTCCGACGCCCAGTCGCATCCGGCCTTTACCTACCTTCCGGAAACCGGCGAAGAGATTTACCACTCGTTCCTCGGCGTGCCGATCCTGCGCACGGGCCGCGCGCTTGGCGTTCTCGTCGTTCAGAACAAGGCGATGCGCAACTATCGCGAGGACGAAGTCGAGGCGCTTGAGACGACCGCCATGGTTCTCGCCGAGATGGTGGCGACCGGCGAGCTCAAGAAGATCACCAAGCCCGGTCTCGAGCTTGATCTCTCGCGCCCGGTCTCGATCGAAGGCAACAGCTACGGCGAAGGCATCGGTCTCGGTTATGTCGTCCTGCACGAACCGAGGATCGTTGTCACCAACCTCCTTAACGAGGATACCGACCAGGAATTGCAGCGGCTTGCCGAGGCGTTGGGGTCGCTGCGCATCTCGATCGACGACATGCTGTCGCGCCGCGAGGTGTCGATGGAGGGCGAGCACCGGGCGGTGCTCGAAACCTACCGCATGTTCGCCCACGACCGGGGTTGGGTGCGCAAGCTCGAAGAGGCGATCCGCAACGGTTTGACGGCGGAAGCCGCGGTCGAGCGGGTGCAGAGCGAAACCAAGGCGCGCATGATCCGTCTGACGGATCCCTATCTGCGCGAGCGCATGCACGATTTCGACGATCTGGCCAACCGTCTTCTGCGCCAGCTGTCCGGCTATGGCGCCAAGCTTTCGGCCAGCGACTTCCCGAACGATGCGGTGATCGTCGCGCGGGCCATGGGCGCTGCCGAACTGCTCGACTACCCGCGCGAAAACGTGCGCGGCCTGGTGCTCGAAGAGGGCGCCGTCACCAGCCACGTGGTGATCGTTGCCCGTGCCATGGGCATTCCTGTCATCGGGCAGGCGACCGGCGCGGTCGCGCTTGCCGAAAATCGCGACGCGATCATCATCGACGGCGATGACGCGAAGGTCCACCTGCGCCCGCTCGGCGACCTGCAGAGGGCCTACGAGGAAAAAGTTCGCTTCCGGGCACGGCGTCAGGCGCAGTTCCGTGCGCTGAAGGACGTCGAGCCACTGACCAGGGATGGCAAGCGCATCACGCTGCAGATGAATGCCGGCCTGTTGGTCGACCTGCCGCATCTGAACGAGGCGGGCGCGGAAGGCATCGGCCTGTTCCGCACCGAACTCCAGTTCATGATCGCCTCGACCATGCCGAAGGCGGAAGAGCAGGAAGCGTTCTACCGAAATGTACTGAAGCAGACGGGCGGCAAGCCCGTGACCTTCCGCACGCTCGACATCGGCGGCGACAAGGTGGTGCCCTATTTCCGCGCGGCGGAAGAGGAGAACCCGGCGCTCGGCTGGCGGGCGATCCGGCTTTCGCTCGACCGGCCGGGGCTGTTGCGCACCCAGCTTCGCGCGATGCTGCGCGCGGCGGCCGGTGCCGAGCTCAAGCTGATGCTGCCGATGGTCACCGAAGTTTCCGAACTCAGGATTGCACGCGACCTGCTGCAGAAGGAAATCGAGCGGCAATCGAAACTTGGCGAGCAATTGCCGCGCAAGCTGCAATTCGGCGCCATGCTTGAAGTGCCCGCTCTCTTGTGGCAGCTCGACGAGTTGATGATGGAAGTGGACTTCGTCTCGGTCGGCTCGAACGATCTCTTCCAGTTCGCGATGGCTGTCGATCGCGGCAATGCCCGCGTGTCTGATCGATTCGACGTGCTTGGAAGGCCGTTCCTCAGGATCCTGCGCGACATCGTGCGCGCCGGCGACCGACACGAAACCCCGGTGACGCTCTGCGGCGAGATGGCAAGCAAGCCGCTTTCGGCCATGGCGTTGCTGGGCTTGGGCTTCCGTTCGGTTTCGATGTCGCCGACGGCCGTCGGGCCAATCAAGGCGATGCTTCTGGCGCTCGACGCGGGCAAGCTTGGTTCCGCCCTCAACGCGGCCCTGGACGACACACGCGATCAGACGCCCGTTCGCCAGATGCTGGTGGATTTCGCCGCGGAAAACGGCATTCCGGTTTAG
- a CDS encoding aspartate kinase yields the protein MARIVMKFGGTSVADLERIHNVARHVKREVDAGHEVAVVVSAMSGKTNELVGWVQNMPKATGANSPFYDAREYDAIVASGEQVTSGLLAIALQSMGINARSWQGWQIPIRTDNAHGAARILDIDGAELIRRMGEGQVAVIAGFQGLGPDNRVATLGRGGSDTSAVAIAAGVKADRCDIYTDVDGVYTTDPRIEPKARRLKKIAFEEMLEMASLGAKVLQVRSVELAMVHKVRTFVRSSFEDPDAPGMGDLLNPPGTLICDEDEIVEQEVVTGIAYAKDEAQISLRRLADRPGVSAAIFGPLAEAHINVDMIVQNISEDGSKTDMTFTVPSGDVDKALKVLGDNKEKIGYDVVQSEAGLVKVSVIGIGMRSHAGVAASAFRALADKGINIKAITTSEIKISILIDGPYAELAVRTLHSAYGLDKS from the coding sequence ATGGCACGCATCGTGATGAAATTCGGCGGAACGTCCGTCGCTGATTTGGAACGCATCCACAATGTCGCACGCCATGTGAAACGCGAGGTTGATGCCGGCCACGAGGTTGCCGTCGTCGTTTCCGCCATGTCCGGCAAGACCAACGAACTGGTCGGCTGGGTGCAGAACATGCCGAAGGCAACCGGCGCCAACTCGCCCTTCTACGATGCGCGCGAATACGACGCGATCGTTGCTTCCGGCGAACAGGTAACCTCCGGTCTTCTTGCAATCGCGCTGCAGTCGATGGGCATCAACGCCCGTTCCTGGCAGGGCTGGCAGATCCCGATCCGCACCGACAACGCCCATGGCGCCGCCCGCATTCTCGACATCGACGGCGCCGAACTCATCCGCCGCATGGGTGAGGGCCAGGTCGCCGTTATCGCCGGCTTCCAGGGGCTTGGGCCGGACAATCGCGTCGCCACGCTCGGCCGCGGCGGCTCCGACACCTCAGCGGTGGCGATCGCCGCCGGGGTCAAGGCCGACCGTTGCGACATCTATACCGACGTCGATGGCGTCTACACGACCGACCCGCGCATCGAGCCGAAGGCGCGGCGGCTGAAGAAAATCGCGTTCGAGGAAATGCTGGAAATGGCATCGCTCGGCGCCAAGGTGCTGCAGGTGCGCTCGGTCGAGCTCGCCATGGTGCACAAGGTTCGCACCTTCGTGCGTTCGTCTTTCGAAGATCCCGATGCGCCGGGCATGGGTGACCTTCTCAATCCGCCCGGTACGCTGATTTGTGATGAGGATGAGATCGTGGAACAGGAAGTCGTAACCGGCATTGCCTATGCCAAGGATGAAGCCCAGATTTCGCTGCGCCGTCTTGCCGACCGGCCGGGCGTCTCCGCCGCGATCTTCGGCCCCTTGGCTGAAGCCCATATCAACGTCGACATGATCGTCCAGAACATTTCCGAAGACGGTTCGAAGACCGACATGACCTTCACGGTTCCGTCGGGTGATGTCGACAAGGCGCTGAAGGTGCTCGGCGACAACAAGGAAAAGATCGGCTACGACGTCGTCCAGTCCGAGGCCGGCCTTGTCAAGGTTTCGGTCATCGGCATCGGCATGCGTAGCCATGCCGGCGTTGCAGCCTCCGCATTCCGCGCGCTGGCAGACAAGGGCATCAACATCAAGGCGATCACCACTTCGGAGATCAAGATTTCGATCCTGATCGACGGTCCTTATGCGGAATTGGCGGTTCGCACTTTGCATTCCGCCTACGGTCTCGATAAGAGTTAA
- a CDS encoding linear amide C-N hydrolase → MLGQSTADACTRLVYLGPNDNVITARSMDWKSDVATNLWVLPRGIERDGQAGPNSFKWTAKYGSVVATGYDVSTTDGVNEAGLNANLLWLVESEYPKFDDKSKPGLTIAAWAQYVLDSFATVEEAVAALENEPFTIVTDNVPGENRLTTLHLSISDKTGDSAIVEYIGGKQVIHHGRQYQVMTNSPTFDEQLALNAYWKQIGGTVMLPGTNRAADRFARASFYVNAIPKDENADRALASVFSVIRNASVPYGINTPEEPNISSTRWRIVVDHKRKLYFFESALTPNTFRVDLKKIDFAKETGKVMQLDLGENQDHTYSGDATGNFKPAEPFKFLGLQM, encoded by the coding sequence ATGCTCGGCCAATCCACCGCCGATGCCTGCACCCGTCTCGTCTATCTCGGCCCGAACGACAACGTCATCACCGCCCGGTCGATGGACTGGAAGAGCGATGTTGCGACCAATCTCTGGGTCCTACCGCGCGGCATCGAACGAGACGGTCAGGCGGGCCCGAACTCGTTCAAATGGACGGCGAAATACGGCAGCGTCGTTGCTACAGGCTATGACGTCTCCACCACCGACGGCGTCAACGAGGCGGGTCTCAATGCCAACCTGCTCTGGCTGGTCGAATCCGAGTATCCCAAGTTCGATGACAAATCGAAACCGGGCCTGACGATCGCCGCCTGGGCGCAATATGTGCTCGACAGCTTCGCCACCGTCGAAGAGGCGGTCGCGGCGCTCGAAAACGAGCCCTTCACCATCGTCACCGACAACGTGCCCGGCGAAAACCGCCTGACGACGCTGCACCTTTCGATCTCGGACAAGACCGGCGACAGCGCCATCGTCGAATACATCGGCGGCAAGCAGGTGATCCATCACGGGCGCCAATACCAGGTGATGACCAATTCGCCGACCTTTGACGAACAACTGGCGTTGAATGCCTACTGGAAGCAGATCGGCGGTACCGTCATGCTGCCGGGCACGAACCGCGCTGCCGATCGCTTCGCTCGCGCGTCCTTCTACGTCAACGCCATCCCGAAGGACGAGAACGCGGATCGGGCGCTGGCAAGCGTCTTCAGCGTCATTCGCAATGCCTCCGTGCCCTATGGCATCAACACGCCAGAGGAACCGAACATCTCCTCGACCCGCTGGCGTATCGTCGTCGACCACAAGCGCAAGCTCTACTTCTTCGAGTCCGCGCTGACACCGAACACGTTCAGGGTCGACCTGAAGAAGATCGATTTCGCCAAGGAGACCGGCAAGGTGATGCAACTCGACCTCGGCGAAAACCAGGACCACACCTATTCGGGCGACGCCACTGGCAACTTCAAACCGGCCGAACCGTTCAAGTTCCTCGGCCTGCAGATGTGA
- a CDS encoding ABC-F family ATP-binding cassette domain-containing protein — translation MALINIRNLGVSLSAPLFSSLNLSVASGDRIGIVAANGRGKSTLLKSIAGTFEPTVGEITRSRGLTVGHVEQNVPAALLPLSFHDAVLSALPADQAENESWRVDIVLDQLDVPEVLRRRAVSELSGGWQRLALLARVWVTDPDALLLDEPTNHLDLAKIARLEAWLNALPRDVPVLVASHDRAFLDATTNRTLFLRPEQSPIFALAYSRARAALDEVDASEERRYQRDMKVAQQLRRQAAKLNNIGINSGSDLLTVKTKQLKQRAERLEDAAKPAHQERSAGAIRLANRGTHAKILVTLDDVQVETPDGTTLFRTGKRWICQGDRIVLLGENGAGKTRLVNLIRTAIEEPSRAPENLKATPSLVLGYSDQALVGLSDDETPLAALSRRFSLGDQRARTLLVGAGVGIDMQEKAIGRLSGGQKARLAMLVLRLREPNFYLLDEPTNHLDIEGQEALEAELLKHETSCLLVSHDRSFVRNVGDRFWLIEKRRLVEVEDPEEFFASAAASELG, via the coding sequence ATGGCCTTGATCAATATCCGCAACCTCGGCGTCAGCCTGAGTGCACCACTATTCTCCAGTCTCAACCTCTCCGTCGCATCAGGTGACCGGATCGGCATCGTCGCTGCCAACGGCCGCGGGAAGTCGACGCTCTTGAAGTCGATCGCAGGCACCTTCGAGCCAACCGTGGGCGAAATCACCCGTTCGCGCGGCCTGACGGTCGGCCATGTCGAGCAGAATGTGCCTGCCGCCTTGCTGCCCCTCTCCTTCCACGACGCCGTTCTCTCCGCACTTCCGGCCGACCAGGCGGAAAACGAAAGCTGGCGTGTCGACATCGTGCTCGATCAGCTCGATGTTCCGGAGGTTCTGCGCCGCCGTGCCGTCTCGGAATTGAGCGGCGGTTGGCAGCGGCTGGCGCTTCTTGCCCGCGTCTGGGTGACCGACCCCGACGCGTTGCTCTTGGACGAGCCGACCAACCATCTCGACCTCGCCAAGATCGCCCGGCTCGAAGCCTGGTTGAACGCACTGCCGCGGGACGTGCCGGTGCTGGTTGCCAGCCACGACCGCGCCTTCCTTGACGCCACCACCAACCGCACGCTGTTCCTGAGGCCTGAGCAATCGCCGATCTTCGCGCTTGCCTATTCGCGGGCGCGCGCCGCTCTCGACGAGGTCGATGCATCGGAGGAACGGCGCTACCAGCGCGACATGAAGGTGGCGCAGCAATTGCGCCGGCAGGCCGCCAAGCTCAACAACATCGGCATCAACTCCGGCAGCGATCTTCTGACGGTGAAGACCAAGCAGTTGAAGCAGCGGGCGGAGCGGCTGGAGGATGCGGCGAAGCCTGCGCATCAGGAGCGCTCCGCCGGCGCGATCCGGCTCGCCAATCGCGGCACCCACGCCAAGATCCTGGTGACGCTCGACGACGTGCAGGTCGAGACGCCCGATGGCACAACGCTCTTCCGCACCGGCAAGCGCTGGATCTGCCAGGGCGACCGCATTGTGCTGCTCGGCGAAAACGGGGCGGGCAAGACCCGCCTCGTCAACCTCATCCGCACGGCGATCGAGGAACCTTCCCGCGCGCCGGAAAACCTGAAGGCAACGCCCTCGCTGGTGCTCGGCTACAGCGACCAGGCGCTGGTGGGATTGTCGGACGACGAGACGCCGCTTGCAGCATTGTCGCGCCGCTTTTCGCTCGGTGACCAGCGGGCCCGCACCCTGCTGGTCGGCGCCGGTGTCGGCATCGACATGCAGGAAAAGGCGATCGGCCGGTTGTCGGGCGGCCAGAAGGCCCGCCTTGCGATGCTGGTGCTGCGCTTGAGGGAGCCCAACTTCTACCTGCTCGACGAGCCGACCAACCATTTGGACATCGAGGGCCAGGAGGCGCTCGAGGCCGAGTTGTTGAAACACGAGACGAGTTGCCTGCTGGTCTCCCACGACCGTAGCTTCGTGCGCAATGTCGGCGATCGTTTCTGGCTGATCGAAAAGCGTCGCCTCGTCGAGGTGGAAGATCCCGAAGAGTTCTTCGCCTCGGCTGCAGCAAGCGAACTTGGCTAG